The DNA segment GAGATTTAccaagtatttataaaaaggaaaagtgtagataaaaatgtatctctagtgttatttatattgttatgatACCAACGGTTTGAGATAGTGATGCGCAAAAACTTTTCGATAACGATAGATTATATTAACGGtcatgatattattaaatagataaatgagTAAAAGGCGGGCAGATCAAACGAGTTACATTTGCAATTGATTACTGGTACTTATCCGGATAAGAGATTCACAGATAATATAAACCGAGAAAATTGGAGGTAGATAAGCAGCACTGGGTAACTATCTGTCACTTGTTAGAATGCcaatgattatgatgatgataaaaaatttacaatgctttgttttatgaaaatattttatttcgtataaaCTTTCTTAAAACCTTTGTgttatatttgcattttatttaatgtaataattggTAGACACCGTAATTGGAATttattgatgatattttttttaataaaatgtcaaatgaaTGGAAAGCATCTCTTTGCAAACTTTTCAGAAATTATATTCTTGTGAGAATATTACAATGGTACTTTTTATTAGTCATGGCAGAATTTTTTAATGAGCGTCCGCACAACAGTTTTTTTGTTCAACAATACGTGTATTTTTGCTATTCATTCAACAGTAGAACTTTTGGTACCGTGACTTCGACAGCTTTTATGCTActtcacaaataaaatcattttcaatataattaatttctttcagtaaattttacattaaaaacaggCAACAACTACATAAtagacatattttaattatcaaactctttcattataatattttccttttcataAATAGAAAGcattaaacattgaaataaataatttaattgttctaCCAACATAATAAAGGTGTTATGTAATATCGAATTATGACActgttcaaaaaacaaataaaaatcattcctaaatgtttttttttgctaaaaggAGGTTACAAACAGCACAAAAGCACCAGGTGTTTTCCCCAAAAAGCAATCCCGGCTGATTACCGTATGATGCCGCGATTAGTTatacgaaaagaaaaagaaacgtTTTCGgactaaaatattacattacatttctTAAACAGGTTTCATCTAAacgataatatattataaccaTCACCTATTATAGCCATCTGAAGTAGAATAAATCTATTAGCATCATTTATAGAGtgacacaataattattatatgcTTAGTACTTAGAAGAACAATAGAACTATATACAAGGACTATTTAAGTCAATCgtataataagaaaatatataaaagtcaTTAGACGAAGTAGGTGGGCCGACAAGTCTACAATGCTATTGTCTTCCTACCAATAAAGTATTAGAAAAAGGACAAGATTTCCATATCGCACATAATTGTCTGATTTACCTGCATACCCCGTGATTCATTGGTAGAAAATGCCTCGAGAATCAAATACGCATTTTgattatatacaaaaacaataaaagaaactAATATTCTGGCTAAAATCTTTGGGTCTACCACTATCTTTTAAAGCTAGAAGGATTGTTACATTTGACATGTACAGTCTTACTTTATGTCATGGTGGTTCTCTTGAGACAGTCAATATAGAAAAAAGTGATGACTTCATATCAAACCTCATTACAAGACAATTactgattataaataatttcacagTGCATTTGTATGTATTCCTCTAAACTCCTCCTAAAAGTGTGGACCGATCTTCACGATATTTTAGTAAGAATAGCGCCCAGGTTCAGATTCACAAAACACagcagtataaataaataacaaatatttaatatacgtacatatacctaaaacatttttaaagacaTGAGTACAGAAATTATCTTGTCAGCACACATAGCACACAATGACACAATATTTACTGCAATTATGAAGGGAATTGAAtgcaaattaaacattaataagcCTTTTAACTTCACAGTTTTTTATGCATAATTGAATCCATTGTCCAACGTgcaatcattgttttattaatgtgatttaattgtttgaaaGAATAACAGTATAAATCACACTATAacattttatgcattttttttatattgatgcgtataaatatatttttgtttaattctgtGTGTTAgcctttttattaatttcgtgcTACAAATTATGTAGGTTTCATTGTAAATGCTTATGTTGTGAGGATTTTACTACCAGTCGAATGCGaatgtgagtttgtttgttcgctACACGTTACATAACTactaaaatggttttaaaattctTCGTTCATTTCGAAGTTAAGCTATAATGATCAGTTTCTAAAACAGACTATACAAGTATTTTAGCCATGTATAAGCATTTAGAAAAGAACTATTGACATCATCACTAGATCTATATATAAAACCCGCTAATAAATCGCCACCcatcaataaatttatgaccataacaaGCGACATTTTTGCAGCAATAGAAACACATCATCTGTTAAATTccaactgtctaactatcacgtTTATGAGATAGGCACAGCCTTGTGACAGACGGACAAGCCAACGAACAGTCGGGTAGACGCATAAGCATCGGTTCCCCAGTAATTTCCGTATTTTCCCTTAgcgtacggaatcctaaaaacacTTGAAAATAGTAATTCAAACAACTTTTACTGCTTATCCATAACTCCTTGTAGATATCGTCCAAAGTTACTTAATAtcataagattttattacagCGACAGTTCCGAACGAGTACCTTATCAGGAAGCGTTTAACTTCAGCCAATTATACGAAGCGTATTACAGGAAGCTGGTATCTTAGGATCACATCTGCACGTGTACCGTTTAAACATCTCAATATAGTACCTGTTTATTAGTGTTTTATTCCCTTGTGTAAGGAGGTTAGTTAGGAGTACGGGAAGTTGTATTGAAGGACGATGAAATTGGATTTAAGTTTTGTTGACACTGTTTGTTTGACTGTTTTATTGATTAgttataatttcttatttaaacagtttatatagaaaaataacctAGTTAAAAAGTCAAGTGATTTTTTTTGGCATCAACGTACGAAAAGTGCAGCAAtaactacaaagaaaataaaatgtactggGCTAGACTTCTGACTCAAAGAAATACTCGTGCGTTAAGTCAATACAAAACtaatcgttttaaataaaaaataatatttcgtgtttaaattatacattcatTTTAACACCACATTTCAAGTAATAAAATCCATTATTTGAAGATGATTACAACATACAGATTTTTGTCCAACACGTAGCacgtaaataacattattaagtaAAGTCAAAAACATGGAAAGTTAAAAGTTCGTGAAGCGGCGACGACCTCTCACCCCTCAACCCCCCCTCCCCACACCCCTCGCCTGTTGATCCATTTACGTATAAATCTTTAATCATGAAAtcgtaaaaataagtaattcatACATTTCTTTGCACGGTCACTTTGAATCGGGTACCCGAACGTCATCAAAAGAATTTATTACTGCCGAGTGTCGTTAACGGAGGGAATATTCACAGTTGATAACGAAACGACACTTTTGTTTCGACTCGAGTATATTGCAGTTTTCATGAATATTCGTTGAGTTAGAATAGAACGTGAAATATGATGCAATTTTATCGTAATGTGAGAGTGGACGCGACCTCGATATGAATAACAGTGCAATTGGCACTGCAGGGAATACTGGAAAAATTTTCATATAGTGGTACGAAAATATTCGTAGTTGTAGATCAAAGTTTCAGGTCTCAATAAACAAGGATCTCTAGTTAAGAATCTAAAAACGTATCCTGTGTTTATTTCTAACCCCAACAAGACAGCTAATGAATCAACAACACTAaaccaatatttttcttttacagattggaacaaaagcaataaattacaattaacaatGGTGGACCGAGCTCTGAGCTGTTTCTTGCGAAAATACAACGCAAACAGTAAGTATCGAGCAACCACAATAGATGCTAATGATTCCGCGTATTCCGATTGCATTCAAATGGGAGCCGTCGCGTTgtcatttaattattgaaagttAGGGATGGGGTGGAGTTATGTAGGGCACGTAGTCGAGTGCCGACCGCCGCTATCAGCGTTACTTATGCAAAATCATTTAGATTTTGACGTTGTCATGCTGTTTGGTTACTAAATGTAGTTACAAAGAAGGCTGCGGTTGTATACCAAAtgtcttatttacaaaaatgactTGCATTTATTCGCTACAAACTTAGAGTACTCTATTGCTcataaaatggtaaaaatatcGAACATGATTGATGTCCCGTTAGTGGTTCGGAATCCACATGCAGCAATATTTACTTACTCACATTAAAGTCAGTTCATATACTTTAAACCAATCTCCATAAACTTAAAGTGTTATAAACATGTATGTTCAAGAACATTTCTTGAGGGCCATCTATTCTTTAATTATGCATGGTCGGTGTATTGACATAGCTGTCTTTATGCAGTATGTGACGTGGAGTCTCGGTGAGAGGGCATGGAGGGCGCGGACGGCCGCGACGAACTGTTGGAATGGGAGGCGCTGTACCTGCGCCTGCCGCTGCAGAACTCGAGCTGGAACGCCACGGAGTGGGACCCCGCCGTTTGGAATGCCACCGTGGTGCCCAACGCCACCTGGTGGGCTGCCGCGCCCTTCGACTCCCCGTCTGCGCTCGTCCGAGCCGCCGCCAAGGCCGTTGTACTCGGACTACTGATTCTCGCCACCGTCGTCGGTAATTATACACTCGTACCAATTGATATCAAGTAGCTGTTTAGCGCCCGTGACACAGCAAACATTGATCTAACGCtattattgaattgaatttattatctCTGAGAATCTTTTATGAAATCGTGATAATCTGCATTCATGCTTACAAGCATCAGTAATAACTGTCAAATGCTTGTCGTTATCAACATAATCAAACCTTTTAAATATCAAGGTTCTCATGTAAATGGGACGATATTGTAAGcttttacaaagtaaataaataataacggaGTAGATGTTGTGGATACTAACAAGTTGATGGCTTACACAATATAGAAGGTTCAGTAATATACGTATGTTTCATGTTTCCATCAGCTACGTATCGCCGATGCAGGTCACATCCAAACCTCGACATACTATCTCTGGAAACTCCATTTCGATGTTCGATTCTATTGGCCTTGTTCGCTGTACAGAACGCTTTCGAATCATTCATAGCAGTGATATTTctgaactttaatattaatgggTTTTCATTGGAAAACACATAAATGGAGTTCGAAATTGTAACGATAATAGCGTTTATTTATCAAACCGTTCAGTTGGGAAGagacattatttacaaatatgaaCTGTTTTTGAACGTGACTTATCTGgtcaatattaaaacttgtaGACATTTATCATGCAGTTTTTAGTACCGGATTTCAGGGTTCCCTTTCGTCCTATAGGATAAAAACTAGACGCTCATTACAATGGCTTTCTTTTACCATCCTATTTCTTATGAACCGTAGTAGCTAGATGGTCATTAACGTTTTTTTGCGGAAGACTCAGTGTTGTAAAtctgattcgcacttgaccggtttttattaatgattcatttttgtttaaggaAATGTGTTCGTGATAGCAGCGATACTGTTGGAGCGCCACTTGCGCAGTGCTGCGAACCAGTTGATCCTGTCGCTGGCGGTGGCGGACCTGCTGGTGGCGTGCCTGGTGATGCCGCTGGGCGCCGTGTACGAGGTGGCGCAGCGCTGGACGCTGGGCCCCGAGCTGTGCGACATGTGGACCTCCGGTGACGTGCTGTGCTGCACCGCGTCTATTCTGCATCTTGTTGCTATTGCACTGGATAGGTAAGCATCTAGAATATTTGACGCTAACGTCACGGCAGTTTTATGTCATTCGATCTTCAACTAATGAAAAACTTTGTTTCCAGGTATTGGGCTGTGACAAATATTGATTACATCCACGCTAGAACCGCTCGCCGAGTCGGCTTGATGATTGCGTGCGTGTGGATCGTAAGCTTTTTGGTGTGTATCGCACCTCTCTTGGGATGGAAGGATCCCGACTGGGACCGAAGAGTCTCTGAAGACCTACGCTGCGTTGTCAGCCAAGATGTAGGTTACCAAATTTTCGCTACGGCGTCATCGTTCTACGTGCCAGTTCttgttatattaatactatACTGGCGAATATATCAAACTGCAAGAAAAAGAATACGTCGGCGGCGAGGCGCAACAGCCCGCGGTGGCGTGGGACCTCCTCCCGTGCCAGCCGGCGGTGCGCTCGTAGCTGCTGGTGGCAGCGGGGGCATCGCAGCTGCAGTCGTAGCGGTTATCGGACGCCCTCTGCCGACTATATCTGAAACGACTACTACGGGTTTCACAAATGTATCTTCGAATAATACGAGTCCCGAAAAACAGTCATGCGCCAACGGCCTCGAGGCGGACCCACCTACGACGGGCTACGGTGCCGTAGCCGCCGCCTACTATCCGACGTTAGTGCGGCGCAAACCAAAGGAAGCCGCTGATTCCAAACGCGAGAGGAAAGCAGCGAAAACATTGGCAATAATAACCGGCGCGTTCGTAGCGTGCTGGCTTCCCTTCTTCGTGTTAGCTATTCTGGTGCCGACGTGCGACTGTGAAGTGAGTCCCGTGCTGACGTCGCTGTCGCTGTGGCTGGGCTACTTCAACTCGACGCTGAACCCGGTCATCTACACGGTGTTCAGCCCAGAGTTCCGGCACGCGTTCCAGCGGCTGCTGTGCGGGCGGCGCGCacgccggcgccgcgcccctCCATAGCCTCCCCTCCCCCACTCGCCCCACGCCCCGCGTCCCTCGCCCCTCGCCCCTACCCGACTGACCTCGTCTAGTTCGAAACATACTTATGTTACCTTGTTACATTTTCAGAGATATATTTACACccctttattttttgtacgtgATGAATGTGAATACGAAAACCTGTCtagtaaataaatcacaaattcTCTTTATGGAGTTGTTTCATTTGTTATGCCTGAATTCAGTGCTTAGTTGGAATTAGTACGACAaagtaaaatgatataaaaatatctgtctGGAGTATCTTGCAAATGAGGACTATTCGTAATGAGGTAGgcatttttt comes from the Trichoplusia ni isolate ovarian cell line Hi5 chromosome 22, tn1, whole genome shotgun sequence genome and includes:
- the LOC113504492 gene encoding 5-hydroxytryptamine receptor; amino-acid sequence: MEGADGRDELLEWEALYLRLPLQNSSWNATEWDPAVWNATVVPNATWWAAAPFDSPSALVRAAAKAVVLGLLILATVVGNVFVIAAILLERHLRSAANQLILSLAVADLLVACLVMPLGAVYEVAQRWTLGPELCDMWTSGDVLCCTASILHLVAIALDRYWAVTNIDYIHARTARRVGLMIACVWIVSFLVCIAPLLGWKDPDWDRRVSEDLRCVVSQDVGYQIFATASSFYVPVLVILILYWRIYQTARKRIRRRRGATARGGVGPPPVPAGGALVAAGGSGGIAAAVVAVIGRPLPTISETTTTGFTNVSSNNTSPEKQSCANGLEADPPTTGYGAVAAAYYPTLVRRKPKEAADSKRERKAAKTLAIITGAFVACWLPFFVLAILVPTCDCEVSPVLTSLSLWLGYFNSTLNPVIYTVFSPEFRHAFQRLLCGRRARRRRAPP